Proteins from a single region of Verrucosispora sp. NA02020:
- a CDS encoding TetR/AcrR family transcriptional regulator has translation MEKVQLGRPRGFDAEAALQKAMTVFWKQGYEGASLADLTEAMGISRTSMYAAFGNKEQLFHLALQRYEEGPGAYVVQALGAPTAREVATAFLTGSVQANTRPGCPAGCLGVQGALVVGETGQVARDTLAAWRARGQQHLRDRFQLAVEKGDLPADADPDLIARFVMTIANGMAVQAAGGATREDLQRVADAALRHWPPT, from the coding sequence GTGGAGAAGGTGCAACTGGGTCGGCCGCGCGGGTTCGACGCCGAGGCGGCACTTCAGAAGGCCATGACGGTCTTCTGGAAGCAGGGCTACGAAGGAGCCAGCCTGGCCGACCTGACCGAGGCGATGGGCATCTCCCGCACCAGCATGTACGCGGCCTTCGGCAACAAGGAGCAGCTCTTTCACCTGGCCCTGCAACGCTACGAGGAAGGTCCCGGCGCCTACGTCGTCCAGGCGCTGGGAGCACCCACCGCCCGCGAGGTGGCGACCGCTTTCCTCACCGGTTCGGTTCAGGCCAACACCCGGCCCGGATGCCCCGCCGGCTGCCTGGGCGTCCAGGGCGCACTGGTCGTCGGCGAGACCGGTCAGGTCGCGCGCGACACCCTGGCCGCCTGGCGCGCCCGAGGTCAGCAGCACCTCCGCGACCGGTTCCAGCTGGCCGTCGAGAAGGGGGATCTGCCCGCCGACGCCGACCCGGACCTGATCGCCCGATTCGTCATGACGATCGCGAACGGAATGGCCGTGCAGGCGGCGGGCGGCGCGACACGCGAGGACCTCCAACGCGTGGCCGACGCCGCCCTGCGGCACTGGCCGCCGACCTGA
- a CDS encoding SDR family NAD(P)-dependent oxidoreductase: MRRLEGKTAVVTGGGTRGIGRATAARLVAEGAHVFITGRREAELDEAVQTIGAGVTAVPGDITVPADLDRLYDRVAAHGRGLDVLFANAATASFATIETITERDLDQIFGVNVKGTLFTVQKALPVLNHGASVIINASTAADRGTAGFGAYAASKAALRTFTRIWANELKARGIRVNAISPGPIDTSGITELVGEENATAFKANEAARIAIGRMGRTEEIAAAVAFLASADSSFMLGANLYVDGGENQI; this comes from the coding sequence ATGCGTAGGCTGGAAGGCAAGACCGCCGTCGTCACGGGAGGCGGCACCCGGGGGATCGGCCGGGCCACCGCTGCCCGACTGGTGGCCGAGGGTGCGCACGTGTTCATCACCGGCCGACGCGAGGCCGAGTTGGACGAGGCGGTGCAGACCATCGGCGCGGGCGTGACGGCCGTACCCGGCGACATCACCGTCCCGGCGGACCTGGACCGGCTCTACGACAGGGTCGCGGCCCACGGTCGCGGGCTGGACGTCCTCTTCGCCAACGCGGCCACGGCCTCGTTCGCGACCATCGAGACGATCACCGAGCGGGACCTCGACCAGATCTTCGGGGTCAACGTCAAGGGCACCCTCTTCACTGTGCAGAAGGCGCTCCCGGTGCTGAACCACGGCGCCTCGGTGATCATCAACGCCTCCACCGCCGCCGATCGCGGCACTGCGGGCTTCGGCGCGTACGCGGCCTCCAAGGCGGCCCTGCGGACCTTCACCCGCATCTGGGCCAACGAACTCAAGGCACGCGGCATCCGGGTGAACGCCATCTCACCCGGCCCGATCGACACCTCCGGCATCACCGAACTCGTCGGCGAGGAGAACGCGACGGCCTTCAAGGCCAACGAGGCGGCCCGGATCGCCATCGGACGCATGGGACGCACCGAGGAGATCGCTGCCGCAGTGGCCTTCCTCGCCTCCGCCGACAGCAGCTTCATGCTCGGCGCCAACCTGTACGTCGACGGCGGCGAGAACCAGATCTGA
- a CDS encoding LamG-like jellyroll fold domain-containing protein, which yields MSSPLAAPTSAGAAASTSPEAPPPPAAVTSSDYLGDGAPRGGVGLPGTFEVIPPTTRAHEVKEYAYSLDSGVVSAAETVVARPTDHGASITVAPEHDGVNVLHVWSKSHAGRISTQVTYTFVVRADSGPAAHWTFEETGVVATDVSGHGNALTLGEPAVRVAGRSGVGTALSLPGTTAATRTAAIHTPHPLTGASTPIRTDASFTVTAWARISSTSGGDVQTVVSVGGSRTSAYHLGYSGGDQRWRFSMAAADTDDAALHSVLSDAAPTVDRWTHLAGVYDASTKTMTLYVNGVAQAATTTLVGGFDATAEVAVGKRRWNGGDDGFFTGLVDDVRVYTSVETSTELAKLAVPLPPTVTFPHGSEVTGGGQITVRFDARGDTNVIAFRYSMGDAGLGNTVNAATPGGTATVTLDVGDTRGSRPVYAAAVADGNRVSDKGDGEFTVRSATSLSGNVWNEYFLPLAGAVVQLQPGGYQTTSAADGSYALTGVPPGVYTVTATFGGECGLSHSTLLEIDGQGLTFDFFLGDFGDDPGDACPE from the coding sequence GTGTCGTCGCCGCTGGCAGCGCCCACCTCAGCCGGGGCGGCAGCGTCCACCTCGCCCGAGGCGCCACCGCCACCGGCGGCGGTGACCTCCAGCGACTACCTCGGCGACGGTGCGCCGCGCGGCGGCGTCGGACTGCCCGGCACGTTCGAGGTGATCCCGCCGACGACCCGTGCGCACGAGGTGAAGGAGTACGCCTACAGCCTCGACTCCGGTGTGGTGAGCGCAGCGGAGACCGTCGTGGCGCGGCCGACCGACCACGGAGCATCGATCACGGTGGCACCCGAGCATGACGGCGTCAACGTGCTCCATGTCTGGTCGAAGAGTCATGCGGGCCGGATCTCCACTCAGGTGACGTACACGTTCGTCGTCCGAGCCGACTCCGGTCCTGCCGCCCACTGGACGTTCGAGGAGACGGGCGTCGTCGCGACCGATGTCTCCGGCCACGGCAACGCCCTGACACTCGGTGAGCCTGCGGTCCGGGTCGCCGGCCGGTCCGGGGTGGGCACCGCGCTGTCGCTGCCGGGCACGACTGCGGCGACCAGGACCGCCGCGATCCACACGCCGCATCCTCTCACCGGCGCGTCCACCCCGATCCGGACCGACGCGAGTTTCACCGTCACCGCCTGGGCCAGGATCAGCTCGACGTCGGGTGGCGACGTGCAGACCGTGGTCAGCGTGGGCGGCTCGCGGACGTCCGCATACCACCTCGGCTACTCCGGCGGTGACCAGCGCTGGCGGTTCTCCATGGCCGCCGCCGACACCGACGACGCCGCCCTGCACAGCGTGCTGTCCGACGCGGCACCGACGGTGGACAGGTGGACCCATCTTGCCGGCGTCTACGACGCGAGCACCAAGACGATGACCCTGTACGTCAACGGTGTCGCCCAGGCCGCGACCACGACCCTGGTCGGCGGGTTCGACGCCACCGCAGAGGTGGCGGTCGGCAAACGCAGGTGGAACGGTGGCGACGACGGCTTCTTCACAGGTCTCGTCGACGACGTACGGGTGTACACCTCCGTCGAGACCTCGACGGAGCTGGCGAAGCTGGCCGTGCCGCTGCCGCCGACGGTCACGTTCCCGCACGGCAGCGAGGTCACCGGGGGTGGACAGATCACCGTACGGTTCGACGCACGCGGAGACACGAACGTCATCGCCTTCCGGTACAGCATGGGCGACGCGGGACTCGGTAACACGGTGAATGCCGCCACGCCGGGTGGCACGGCTACCGTCACCCTCGACGTCGGCGACACCAGGGGTTCCCGCCCGGTCTACGCGGCGGCGGTCGCCGACGGAAACCGGGTGAGCGACAAGGGCGACGGTGAGTTCACCGTGAGGTCGGCGACGAGCCTGTCCGGGAACGTGTGGAACGAATACTTCCTGCCGTTGGCGGGGGCGGTGGTCCAGTTGCAGCCCGGCGGATACCAGACCACCTCCGCCGCCGACGGCAGCTACGCCCTGACCGGCGTGCCGCCGGGGGTCTACACCGTCACCGCGACCTTCGGCGGTGAGTGCGGCCTGTCGCACAGCACCCTGCTCGAAATAGATGGCCAGGGCTTGACGTTCGACTTCTTCCTCGGCGATTTCGGCGACGACCCGGGCGACGCCTGTCCCGAGTAG
- a CDS encoding TetR/AcrR family transcriptional regulator: MTDPEKRDRPKRGPYAKGLARRQQIIDEVLAVYDRLGYEGTSLRAIGEAIGVTHPVLKHHFGTREQLFIEVLREHDRRFLETAYDGDDSFVDLIHQSTEHSMRVPGLMSLLNSMVAHALEAGNERSRAHFSERYADLREKIAGLLAEGQEAGVVRTDIPLDQAASLVLAAADGLSTQWLLDGSADIKSGLLLLQRLLAPPDQQVAETDG, from the coding sequence ATGACCGACCCGGAAAAGCGGGACCGCCCGAAGCGGGGGCCGTACGCCAAGGGGCTCGCGCGGCGGCAGCAGATCATCGACGAGGTGCTGGCGGTCTACGACCGGCTGGGATACGAGGGCACCTCACTGCGCGCCATCGGTGAGGCGATCGGCGTGACGCATCCGGTGCTCAAGCACCACTTCGGCACCCGCGAGCAGCTCTTCATCGAGGTGCTGCGGGAACACGACCGCCGCTTCCTCGAGACCGCGTACGACGGAGACGACAGCTTCGTCGACCTCATCCATCAGTCGACCGAGCACAGCATGCGCGTACCCGGGCTGATGTCGTTGCTGAACAGCATGGTGGCCCACGCCCTGGAGGCCGGCAACGAGCGCTCGCGCGCCCACTTCTCCGAGCGGTACGCCGACCTGCGCGAGAAGATCGCAGGACTTCTCGCCGAAGGTCAGGAGGCCGGGGTCGTACGCACAGACATCCCCCTGGACCAGGCGGCCTCGCTCGTCCTCGCGGCGGCCGACGGCCTCAGCACCCAGTGGCTGCTCGACGGGAGCGCCGACATCAAGAGCGGCCTGCTGCTGCTGCAGCGCCTCCTCGCGCCGCCGGACCAGCAGGTGGCAGAGACCGATGGCTAG
- a CDS encoding MMPL family transporter, translating into MAGIWALLLLTVALGATTLSGKTNDSFELSGIESTQAFDLIRERDPEAVPNGATARVVFQAPDGETLADPANQQAVSDSLAALRTENVRSIVDPFEAGAVSEDGRTGFASVSYARSAVDLTTSDREALEAARDVAERAGLTATVGGDVLGVEIGGAIAELIGIAIAFVVLALTLGSLVAAGMPLLTALVGVGIGAASIAALTGFVDLSTTTPALGTMLGLAVGIDYALFILSRYQAEVRQGRPLEEAIGRAVGTAGSAVVFAGLTVVIALVGLALCGIGFLTEMGLGAAFTVALAVLIALTLLPALLGFAGARVVKKQLAAATEDTGSDQSSRTSRTLGRRWVEGLARLRWPALIVGVAVAAVASIPVASLQLALPDDSTKPAGSDVRVAYDLIDENFGAGANGPLLIVIDTAQATDPAAAVGTATERLQTLAAEDDSNIIAVIPAITSDSPEAQQAFMQQLGTTQYVTLTVIPQSGPSDQSTKDLVADIRATLSDLPDQTGARALVTGVTAVGVDISNELTEVFPLYLAVVVGLALILLIAVFRSIWVPVKAALGFLFSVGVSLGATVAVFQWGWLNELVGLDTEGPVLFLLPILLTGILFGLAMDYEVFLVTRMREAYVHGTPARQAVIDGFTHSARVVAAAALIMVGVFAGFTLTDDIILKTIGFALAIGVLVDAFLVRMLIVPAVMLILGRRIWWMPRWMQKVVPTFDVEGESLARHLA; encoded by the coding sequence GTGGCGGGAATCTGGGCCCTGCTGCTCCTCACCGTGGCGCTCGGAGCGACGACCCTGTCCGGCAAGACGAATGACAGCTTCGAGTTGTCCGGCATCGAGTCGACGCAGGCGTTCGACCTGATCAGGGAGCGCGACCCCGAGGCGGTGCCGAACGGCGCGACGGCGCGGGTGGTGTTCCAGGCCCCGGACGGCGAGACGCTGGCAGACCCGGCCAACCAGCAGGCCGTGTCCGACTCGCTCGCCGCGCTCAGGACCGAGAACGTCCGGTCGATCGTCGACCCGTTCGAGGCAGGGGCCGTCTCCGAGGACGGGCGGACCGGCTTCGCCTCGGTCAGCTACGCCCGCAGCGCGGTCGACCTGACCACCTCGGACAGGGAGGCGCTGGAAGCCGCCCGCGACGTCGCCGAGCGGGCCGGACTGACCGCCACCGTCGGCGGAGACGTACTCGGTGTGGAGATCGGTGGCGCCATCGCCGAACTGATCGGCATCGCCATCGCCTTCGTCGTGCTGGCCCTCACCCTCGGGTCGCTCGTCGCGGCCGGGATGCCGCTGCTGACCGCGCTGGTGGGTGTCGGAATCGGTGCCGCCTCCATCGCCGCTCTCACCGGTTTCGTCGATCTGAGCACCACCACCCCCGCGCTCGGCACGATGCTCGGGCTGGCGGTCGGCATCGACTACGCGCTGTTCATCCTCTCCCGCTACCAGGCCGAGGTCCGCCAGGGACGCCCGCTGGAGGAGGCGATCGGCCGCGCCGTCGGCACCGCAGGCTCCGCCGTGGTCTTCGCCGGCCTCACCGTCGTCATCGCCCTCGTCGGCCTCGCCCTCTGCGGCATCGGATTCCTCACCGAGATGGGGCTGGGTGCCGCGTTCACCGTCGCGCTCGCCGTACTCATCGCGCTGACCCTGCTGCCCGCACTGCTCGGTTTCGCCGGTGCCCGCGTCGTGAAGAAGCAGCTCGCCGCCGCCACCGAGGACACCGGCAGCGACCAGAGTTCCCGCACGTCACGTACCCTCGGTCGCCGTTGGGTCGAAGGTCTCGCCCGCCTCCGCTGGCCCGCGCTCATCGTCGGCGTCGCCGTCGCCGCCGTGGCCTCCATCCCGGTGGCCTCCCTGCAACTCGCGCTTCCGGACGACAGCACCAAACCCGCAGGCAGCGATGTACGCGTCGCCTACGACCTCATCGACGAGAACTTCGGCGCGGGCGCCAACGGGCCGCTGCTCATCGTCATCGACACCGCGCAGGCCACCGACCCGGCCGCCGCAGTCGGGACCGCCACCGAGAGGCTCCAGACGCTGGCGGCGGAGGACGACTCCAACATCATCGCCGTGATCCCGGCCATCACCAGCGACAGCCCCGAAGCCCAGCAGGCCTTCATGCAGCAGCTCGGCACGACGCAGTACGTGACCCTCACGGTGATCCCCCAGTCCGGACCGTCGGACCAGTCGACCAAGGACCTCGTCGCCGACATCCGGGCCACGCTCTCCGACCTGCCCGACCAGACCGGAGCCCGCGCCCTGGTCACCGGCGTCACCGCCGTCGGCGTCGACATCTCCAACGAACTGACCGAGGTGTTCCCGCTCTATCTCGCCGTCGTGGTGGGGCTGGCACTCATCCTGCTCATCGCCGTGTTCCGCTCGATCTGGGTACCGGTCAAGGCGGCGCTCGGCTTCCTCTTCTCCGTGGGGGTCTCCCTCGGAGCGACCGTCGCGGTCTTCCAGTGGGGCTGGCTCAACGAACTCGTCGGTCTCGACACCGAGGGGCCGGTGCTGTTCCTGCTGCCGATCCTGCTCACCGGCATCCTGTTCGGCCTCGCCATGGACTACGAGGTCTTCCTCGTCACCCGCATGCGGGAGGCGTACGTCCACGGCACCCCGGCGCGCCAGGCGGTCATCGACGGCTTCACCCACAGCGCCCGCGTCGTGGCCGCCGCAGCGCTCATCATGGTCGGCGTCTTCGCGGGCTTCACCCTCACCGACGACATCATCCTCAAGACCATCGGCTTCGCCCTGGCCATCGGCGTACTGGTCGACGCCTTCCTGGTCCGCATGCTGATCGTTCCGGCCGTCATGCTCATCCTCGGCCGGCGCATCTGGTGGATGCCCCGCTGGATGCAGAAGGTCGTGCCGACCTTCGACGTCGAAGGCGAGTCACTGGCTCGACACCTCGCCTGA
- a CDS encoding HAD family phosphatase, translating to MTVKALIFDFDGLLMDTETTRLDSWRWEWRRHGLELDPAGFFADHGGDANEPRYAALAATVGPAYDRESSHALRMAYRAELNAALEPAPGIVGWLDRAAELGIRLAVASSSPVTHVGAMLDRAGLRERFEVLATGEEVDAHKPDPAVYLLTLQRLGLPAQEAVAFEDTAHGVAAAHAAGLHCVAVPNPHADHARFTAADLLLASATDLSLDAVMAALAGQAGRLR from the coding sequence ATGACGGTCAAGGCGCTCATCTTCGACTTCGACGGCCTGCTGATGGACACGGAGACGACGCGGCTGGATAGCTGGCGTTGGGAGTGGCGACGGCACGGTCTGGAACTCGATCCGGCCGGCTTCTTCGCCGACCATGGCGGCGACGCGAACGAGCCGCGCTACGCGGCGCTCGCCGCAACGGTCGGGCCGGCCTACGACCGCGAGTCCAGTCACGCGCTGCGGATGGCGTACCGGGCGGAACTGAACGCGGCGCTGGAGCCGGCGCCGGGCATCGTCGGCTGGCTGGACCGGGCCGCAGAGCTGGGGATACGGCTCGCGGTGGCGAGCAGTTCCCCCGTCACCCATGTCGGGGCGATGCTCGACCGGGCCGGGCTGCGGGAGCGGTTCGAGGTGCTGGCGACCGGCGAGGAGGTGGACGCGCACAAGCCTGATCCGGCCGTGTATCTGCTGACGCTGCAGCGGCTCGGGCTACCGGCGCAGGAGGCGGTCGCCTTCGAGGACACCGCGCACGGCGTCGCGGCGGCACACGCAGCCGGGCTGCACTGCGTGGCGGTGCCGAACCCGCATGCGGACCACGCCCGCTTCACGGCTGCGGACCTCCTGCTCGCCAGCGCCACAGACCTGTCCCTGGACGCGGTCATGGCCGCACTGGCCGGGCAGGCGGGCCGCCTCCGCTGA
- a CDS encoding NAD-dependent epimerase/dehydratase family protein translates to MVTRRAASDGRPTVLVTGAAGGVARLLLSGLGAAYTLRLTDRRPSPGVVVGDLCDAGFARRVCAGVDAVVHLAADPDPDQPWQQLCDPNATAVVNVLDAAVAVGVPRVVLASSLHAMGGHVDAGQTEIGEDMPPYPCCTYGAVKVLAENVGRLYADVHRLRVVCLRLGGVLDQPPARSWLPGWLSGPDLIRLVTAALTAEVRYGTYHGVSANSFPTWRNDRARTELGYEPLDDAATYAGQVPDDLTETSSHHAGVRQRILHLT, encoded by the coding sequence GTGGTGACGCGACGGGCGGCGTCGGACGGGCGGCCGACTGTTCTGGTGACGGGTGCGGCTGGGGGAGTTGCTCGTTTGTTGCTGTCGGGGCTGGGGGCTGCGTACACCCTTCGCCTGACCGACCGGAGGCCTTCTCCGGGGGTGGTCGTGGGGGACCTGTGCGACGCCGGCTTTGCCCGTCGCGTCTGCGCGGGAGTCGACGCGGTCGTCCATCTCGCGGCCGATCCGGATCCCGATCAGCCGTGGCAGCAGTTATGTGATCCGAACGCCACGGCGGTGGTGAACGTCCTGGACGCTGCCGTGGCGGTGGGCGTACCGCGCGTGGTGCTTGCCAGCTCGTTGCACGCCATGGGTGGTCACGTCGATGCCGGCCAGACCGAGATCGGCGAGGACATGCCGCCGTATCCCTGCTGTACCTACGGTGCGGTGAAGGTGCTCGCCGAGAATGTCGGCCGTCTGTACGCCGACGTGCATCGTCTACGCGTCGTGTGCCTGCGCCTCGGTGGTGTGCTCGACCAGCCGCCGGCACGCAGCTGGCTACCGGGCTGGCTCAGCGGACCGGACCTGATTCGCCTCGTCACCGCAGCCCTGACCGCCGAGGTGCGGTACGGCACCTACCACGGTGTCTCCGCAAACTCCTTCCCGACCTGGCGCAACGACCGCGCCCGAACAGAGCTGGGCTACGAGCCGCTCGACGACGCCGCCACCTACGCCGGCCAGGTACCGGACGACCTCACCGAAACATCCTCACACCATGCTGGGGTACGCCAAAGGATCCTCCACCTGACCTGA
- a CDS encoding IS3 family transposase (programmed frameshift), protein MPKAFPPEFRRDVVAVARKGEAPLRQIAKDFGISEGCLHRWLKLADVEDGVRSGATSSESAELRELRRRNKLLEQENEILRRAAAFFARDIFPKMMYPLVGDLAADGIPVAVTCRVLGFSKQAYYAWRAEPVSRRDVDDAHLINAALDIHHDDPAFGYRFIADELPAHGITAGPNRVARLCSQQRIWSVFAKRKGLTRRAGPPVHDDLVHRRFTADAPNRLWLTDITEHPTAEGKLYLCVIKDVYSGRIVGYSIDTRMKASLAVAALSNAVRLRDPAGTVVHSDRGSQFRSRKFVKALHRNGLVGSMGRVGACGDNAAMESFFALLQRNVLDRQRWSTRHDLRLAMVTWIERTYHRRRRQQRLGRLTPIEFETINQPTHPT, encoded by the exons ATGCCGAAAGCGTTTCCGCCGGAGTTCCGTCGTGACGTGGTCGCGGTCGCGCGTAAGGGCGAGGCGCCGTTGCGGCAGATCGCGAAGGACTTCGGGATCTCCGAGGGCTGTCTGCACCGCTGGCTCAAGCTCGCCGATGTCGAGGACGGTGTCCGTTCCGGGGCCACCAGCAGCGAGTCAGCGGAACTGCGAGAGCTGCGTCGGCGTAACAAGCTTCTGGAGCAGGAGAACGAGATCCTGCGGCGGGCGGCGGCGTTCTTCGCCCGGGATATCT TCCCCAAAATGATGTACCCGCTGGTCGGTGACCTGGCCGCGGACGGGATCCCCGTCGCGGTGACCTGCCGGGTGTTGGGGTTCAGTAAGCAGGCCTACTACGCATGGCGCGCCGAGCCGGTGTCGCGACGTGACGTCGACGACGCCCATCTGATCAACGCCGCCCTGGACATCCACCACGATGATCCGGCGTTCGGGTACCGGTTCATCGCCGACGAACTCCCCGCCCACGGCATCACCGCCGGCCCGAACCGGGTCGCCCGGCTGTGCTCACAGCAGCGCATCTGGTCGGTGTTCGCCAAGCGCAAGGGGCTCACGCGGCGGGCCGGGCCGCCGGTGCACGACGACCTGGTGCACCGCCGGTTCACCGCCGACGCCCCGAACCGGCTGTGGCTGACCGACATCACCGAACACCCCACCGCCGAGGGCAAGCTCTACCTGTGCGTGATCAAGGACGTGTACTCCGGCCGGATCGTCGGCTACTCCATCGACACCCGGATGAAAGCCTCTCTGGCCGTCGCGGCGCTGTCCAACGCGGTCCGACTACGCGATCCGGCCGGCACCGTGGTCCACTCGGACAGGGGCAGCCAATTCCGGTCTAGGAAATTTGTGAAGGCATTGCACCGCAACGGATTGGTCGGCTCGATGGGCCGCGTCGGCGCCTGCGGCGACAACGCCGCGATGGAATCGTTCTTCGCCCTACTGCAACGCAACGTCCTGGACCGGCAACGCTGGAGCACCCGCCACGACCTGCGCCTGGCGATGGTGACCTGGATCGAACGGACCTACCACCGCCGACGACGGCAACAACGCCTCGGACGCCTCACCCCGATCGAGTTTGAGACAATCAACCAGCCCACACACCCGACCTGA
- a CDS encoding tyrosine-type recombinase/integrase → MVGFYRVCVIDAILEHSPADYVRRPTVPAESPTLGLGHLQFEALITTARNSSNPNDFALVALLGLLGLRIFETCGANITDLGEEHGHRVLRVRGKGGKVVLVPLPPAVARAIDRAVDDRNAGPILRNIHGGRMDRHAATRRLKHLAHAAGIRMPRMHPHMLRHTFVTTMVDAGVSLRDVQIAARHADPRTTMRYDRARKNLDRHPNYILAAYMASGT, encoded by the coding sequence GTGGTCGGCTTCTACCGGGTCTGCGTCATCGACGCCATCCTGGAGCACTCACCGGCCGACTACGTCCGCCGACCCACCGTGCCAGCCGAATCACCGACCCTCGGACTGGGGCACCTACAGTTCGAAGCCCTGATCACCACCGCTCGCAACTCCTCGAACCCGAACGACTTCGCCCTGGTCGCGCTCCTGGGCCTGCTCGGGCTGCGGATCTTCGAAACCTGCGGGGCGAACATCACCGACCTCGGCGAGGAACACGGCCACCGGGTCCTACGCGTACGCGGTAAAGGCGGCAAGGTCGTCCTCGTCCCACTACCGCCAGCCGTGGCCCGAGCCATCGACCGGGCCGTCGACGACCGCAACGCCGGGCCGATCCTGCGCAACATCCATGGTGGGCGGATGGACCGGCACGCCGCCACCCGCCGACTCAAACACCTCGCCCACGCCGCAGGGATCCGGATGCCGAGGATGCACCCGCACATGCTGCGCCACACGTTCGTGACGACCATGGTCGACGCCGGCGTCAGCCTCCGCGACGTGCAGATCGCCGCTCGCCACGCCGACCCGCGCACCACCATGCGCTACGACCGCGCCCGCAAGAACCTCGACCGCCACCCCAACTACATCCTCGCCGCCTACATGGCCTCCGGAACATGA
- a CDS encoding tetratricopeptide repeat protein: protein MRCNRRRRCGQRVAQDRERILGADHTASLNARRNLGLALAIRGQHNRARSVLTDVLADYIRVLGAAHPYTASAQSSLDRLPSLHEFTW from the coding sequence GTGCGATGTAACCGCAGGCGAAGGTGCGGACAGCGGGTGGCACAGGACCGTGAGCGGATACTGGGCGCCGACCACACCGCATCGCTGAACGCGCGCCGCAATCTGGGACTCGCACTCGCGATAAGAGGCCAGCACAATCGGGCAAGAAGCGTCCTAACGGACGTACTGGCCGACTACATACGCGTGCTGGGCGCAGCGCACCCATACACCGCGAGCGCCCAGTCGAGCCTGGACCGGCTGCCATCGCTACACGAGTTCACTTGGTGA
- a CDS encoding glycoside hydrolase family 43 protein, translating to MPLNRRQFTLGALATGALTATGLTVSPGSALAAPNTAYLNAYFTETPNQSGSSYGLHLAVSRDGLNWIPLNQNNPVVTPTAGDLGLRDPYIHRKQDGTFVVVATDLRGLNFGRNSQYLHVWDSTDLTSFTGYRLLRMHTYSNVHTWAPTVFWDASRGQYGIVYSANTTTDLFLVNYTSDFRTVSVPQTYFSPGFPVLDADIRVSGGVTYMFYKNLANGNLYGARSSTGAPNSFTTFTSGLRQGTAIEGAHLVPRNDGGAWWLWGDSFGPINNDMYLWSTSNVGGNSWAVANQRDYTPPLNSKHGSIVGITDVEYQNAVNRWGLPNWVRLKSSNLPDYFVRHSNGAIRLDPYPFDPHQDQLWRMVPGLADSTGVSFESINRPGNYLRHSGYVARLAANDGSSTFRADATFYRTAGLADSSWSSFRSYNFPTYYLRHAGYLLRIDPLSAGSAAADRQDATFRVTS from the coding sequence ATGCCCTTGAATCGACGACAGTTCACCCTGGGCGCGCTCGCCACTGGCGCGCTCACTGCGACCGGACTGACGGTCAGCCCGGGATCTGCCCTGGCGGCACCCAACACGGCATACCTCAACGCCTATTTCACCGAGACGCCGAACCAGTCGGGGTCAAGCTACGGCCTGCATCTCGCGGTCAGCCGGGACGGTCTCAACTGGATCCCGCTGAACCAGAACAACCCCGTCGTCACGCCGACCGCCGGTGACCTCGGCCTGCGCGACCCTTACATCCACCGCAAGCAGGACGGCACCTTCGTGGTGGTCGCCACCGACCTGAGGGGGCTCAACTTCGGGCGCAACAGCCAGTACCTGCACGTCTGGGACTCGACGGACCTGACCAGCTTCACCGGGTACCGCCTGCTCAGGATGCACACCTACAGCAACGTCCATACCTGGGCGCCGACGGTGTTCTGGGACGCGTCACGCGGCCAGTACGGCATCGTCTACTCCGCCAACACCACCACGGACCTGTTCCTGGTCAACTACACCAGCGACTTCCGCACGGTCAGTGTCCCGCAGACCTACTTCAGCCCCGGCTTCCCGGTGCTCGACGCCGACATCCGGGTCAGCGGCGGCGTGACGTACATGTTCTACAAGAACCTCGCCAACGGAAACCTGTACGGTGCCCGCTCCAGTACCGGCGCCCCGAACAGCTTCACCACCTTCACCAGCGGGCTACGCCAGGGTACCGCCATCGAGGGCGCACACTTGGTCCCGCGCAACGACGGCGGCGCCTGGTGGTTGTGGGGCGACTCGTTCGGCCCGATCAACAACGACATGTACCTCTGGTCAACGAGCAACGTCGGCGGCAACTCGTGGGCGGTGGCGAACCAACGTGACTACACGCCGCCGCTGAACTCCAAGCACGGCTCGATCGTCGGCATCACCGACGTCGAATACCAGAACGCCGTCAACCGCTGGGGGCTGCCGAACTGGGTCCGCCTGAAGTCGTCGAACCTTCCTGACTACTTCGTCCGGCACAGCAACGGCGCCATCCGGCTCGACCCATACCCGTTCGACCCTCACCAGGACCAGCTCTGGCGGATGGTCCCTGGCCTGGCCGACTCCACCGGCGTCTCGTTCGAGTCGATCAACCGGCCGGGCAACTACCTCCGGCACAGCGGCTACGTCGCGCGGCTCGCCGCCAACGACGGCAGCTCGACCTTCCGCGCCGACGCCACCTTCTACCGCACCGCCGGCCTGGCCGACAGTTCCTGGTCGTCGTTCCGGTCGTACAACTTCCCCACGTACTACCTGCGGCACGCCGGCTACCTGCTGCGCATCGATCCGCTCAGCGCAGGATCCGCCGCCGCCGACCGCCAGGACGCCACCTTCCGCGTCACCTCGTAG